The region CGGGTTCTAAGTGATGTGTCAGTGGAAACATTCATAAATACAGCACTTGAAGAAAAGAACTCTTTGAGCTTAACTCCACTACTGTAACTCTATAGCAAAAGGATCAAAAATCTAGATGAAAACCATAGCTGTCAATAGCTTTAAGGGTGGAACCGCAAAAACATCGACAACTCTACATCTAGGAGCAGCGTTAGCTCGATATCATAATGCTAGAGTGTTATTGATCGATTTTGATGCTCAAGCGAATCTTACTTCAGGTTTAGGATTGGACCCTGACTGTTATGATAGCCTTGCGGTCGTTCTCCAAGGCGAGAAGGATATTCA is a window of Chlamydia ibidis 10-1398/6 DNA encoding:
- a CDS encoding ParA family protein, producing MKTIAVNSFKGGTAKTSTTLHLGAALARYHNARVLLIDFDAQANLTSGLGLDPDCYDSLAVVLQGEKDI